The following DNA comes from Candidatus Thermoplasmatota archaeon.
TAAGAGGAATAATATGAGCAGAGACGAAGAGTTATCAAAATATGCTATATTGATTGAAAACTACAGAGAGCAACTAAACTATTTGGATATGCAGTATTCTTATATACAGACAGCTATCGCTGATTGCAACAAAGCAAAAATAACATTAGATCAGATGAGTAAAATAGATAGCAACACGGAGATACTTGTACCAATAGGTAGTGGTGTTTTCGTTAACGCAAACATAAAAAACACATCTAAGGTGCTTTTTGATATAGGTGCTGGGTTAACAACAGAAAAAACCTCAGAAGAAGCAATAAAAAAGATCGATAGTAGAATAGAAAGCCTACGAAAAACACAAGAGAAAATTACAACTATGATGCAGCAACTACAAGAGGAAGCTACCGAGGTTTCAAACAAGGCACAGCAGCTGTTATATGAAGAAAAAAAAGAATGAGTTTA
Coding sequences within:
- the pfdA gene encoding prefoldin subunit alpha, whose product is MSRDEELSKYAILIENYREQLNYLDMQYSYIQTAIADCNKAKITLDQMSKIDSNTEILVPIGSGVFVNANIKNTSKVLFDIGAGLTTEKTSEEAIKKIDSRIESLRKTQEKITTMMQQLQEEATEVSNKAQQLLYEEKKE